A stretch of DNA from Acidobacteriota bacterium:
CCGATGAGCCGCTCTTAGCAGGCCTGCGGGCGAGATTCGCAACAGGTACGCCCTTTGGCGGGACGAGCGCCGGAGCGGCCGTCATGTCAGACCCGATGATGACTGGCGATGCGGATCTGAAGCTGTTGGACGGCAAGCAAGTTGGCGTGAGGAAAGGCCTTGGGCTCGTGCCGAATGTGATATTCGATCAGCATTTCCTCGTACGCCAACGGCATAACCGGCTCTTCGGACTCGTGATGGAGAATCCGCGGATGCTCGGGATCGGTATCGACGAGGACACGGCCGTCCTGATCGAGGACAACCGTCGGCTGCAGGTCGTTGGTAAAACGCAGGTGATGTTCGTCCATTCGCCGAACGGCCGGCAGCCTTTTCACGTCAGTTTTCTGAATTCGGGCGAGCGTTTCGACCTTCGCGAAAGGCGGCCCGCGGGGCGATAGGCCGGTTTTCAAAGAGAGGATAAAGAGATGAAAAAAGCATACCTTGCCGCGGTGGCACTACTTTTCGCCGTTAGCTGCGGAACGCCGGCCGCGGATCCGTTTGCCGGGCAGTGGCTCGACCTGACGCACGACTTTGACGAGAAGACCGTCTATTGGGTGACTGCCGAGCCTTTCAAGCGTACGACGGTTGCGGAAGGAACGACGGACAAGGGCTTTTACTATTCAGCATACAACTTCTCCGGAGCCGAGCACGGCGGGACGCACCTCGATTCGCCGATCCATTTTGCCGAGGGTAAGAAGACCGCCGACCAGATCGAGATCAAGGAACTGATCGGGCCGGGCGTCAAGATCGACATTGCCGCCAAGGCCGAGGCCGACCGCGACTACTTGATCTCGACGGAAGATATAAAGGCGTGGGAAGCAGCGAACGGGCAGATAACCGAGGGCTCGATAATTCTCTTCAGGACCGGTTTTGCGAAACGCTGGCCGGACCTCAAGACCTATCTCGGCACCGACCAAAAGGGGCCGGACGCCGTCAAAGACCTTCATTTTCCGGGACTCGACCCCGCGGCCGCGAAATGGCTGGTCGAGAATAGAAAGATCAAGGCCGTCGGCATCGATACGGCAAGCATCGACCGCGGGCAATCAACGACCTATGAGGCCCACGTTGCGCTAATGACGAACAACATACCGGCATTTGAGAACGTAGGCGATATGAGCCGCCTTCCCGCGAAAGGCTTCCACGTTTTTGCGTTCCCGATGAAGATAAAGGGCGGCTCGGGCGGGCCGCTCCGCATTGCTGCATTTCTTCCGGAAAAACAGCCCTAGAAGTTCGCAGCCTTACGGGCCTGCGATTGGACGGCGGTGATGGCTACGGCATCGACGATGTCTTCGGCCTTGCAGCCGCGGGAGAGGTCGTTGCATGGGCGGTCGAGGCCTTGAAGGATCGGGCCGATGGCGGTCCCGCCGGTGAGGCGTTCGGTCAATTTGTAGGCGATGTTGCCGGCGTTGAGGTCGGGGAAGATGAGGACATTGGCACGGCCGGCGACCTCGGAGCCCGGAGCTTTTGACTCGG
This window harbors:
- a CDS encoding cyanophycinase; the encoded protein is MKNIFAGRLVLVAAIVFLFSLDQYGQQRLLVIGGGERPAAAMKQFVTWSGGEKAEILVITWASGVPDESFESLKKQFTDAGAGTVLDAPRRPLDEKGRVEFMRMLEQASGVFFSGGDQNRIMDVLADEPLLAGLRARFATGTPFGGTSAGAAVMSDPMMTGDADLKLLDGKQVGVRKGLGLVPNVIFDQHFLVRQRHNRLFGLVMENPRMLGIGIDEDTAVLIEDNRRLQVVGKTQVMFVHSPNGRQPFHVSFLNSGERFDLRERRPAGR
- a CDS encoding cyclase family protein, which produces MKKAYLAAVALLFAVSCGTPAADPFAGQWLDLTHDFDEKTVYWVTAEPFKRTTVAEGTTDKGFYYSAYNFSGAEHGGTHLDSPIHFAEGKKTADQIEIKELIGPGVKIDIAAKAEADRDYLISTEDIKAWEAANGQITEGSIILFRTGFAKRWPDLKTYLGTDQKGPDAVKDLHFPGLDPAAAKWLVENRKIKAVGIDTASIDRGQSTTYEAHVALMTNNIPAFENVGDMSRLPAKGFHVFAFPMKIKGGSGGPLRIAAFLPEKQP